One Rhodoferax ferrireducens T118 DNA segment encodes these proteins:
- the lptB gene encoding LPS export ABC transporter ATP-binding protein, with protein sequence MPDNLVRPAQLRSDGAQCESRLEVSHLQKFYGSRQVVKDVSLVVCKGEVVGLLGPNGAGKTTSFYMIVGLVHASAGDIKIDGQSVERMPIHKRARLGLSYLPQEASIFRKLNAEDNVRAVLELQHDESGQPLSKDEIEKRLTALLQDLRVEHLRETPALALSGGERRRVEIARALATQPRFILLDEPFAGIDPIAVIEIQRIISFLKNRGIGVLITDHNVRETLGICDHAYIISDGSVLAQGTPAEIVNDAEVRRVYLGEHFKM encoded by the coding sequence ATGCCAGACAATCTTGTCCGCCCAGCCCAGTTGCGCAGCGATGGCGCCCAGTGCGAGAGTCGACTCGAAGTCAGCCACCTGCAGAAGTTCTACGGCAGTCGCCAGGTGGTCAAAGACGTGTCGCTGGTGGTCTGCAAGGGCGAGGTGGTCGGTTTGCTGGGGCCCAACGGCGCCGGCAAAACGACATCCTTCTACATGATTGTCGGCCTGGTGCATGCCAGCGCGGGTGACATCAAGATCGATGGTCAGTCGGTTGAGCGCATGCCGATTCACAAGCGTGCCCGGCTGGGCTTGAGCTACCTGCCGCAAGAGGCGTCCATTTTTCGCAAGCTCAACGCAGAAGACAATGTGCGGGCGGTTTTGGAGCTGCAGCATGACGAATCCGGCCAGCCGCTGAGCAAGGACGAAATTGAAAAACGACTGACCGCCTTGCTGCAGGACCTGCGCGTGGAGCACCTGCGGGAAACCCCGGCGCTGGCTCTGTCCGGTGGTGAACGCCGCCGGGTCGAGATTGCGCGCGCACTGGCCACGCAGCCGCGTTTCATTCTGCTCGACGAGCCGTTTGCCGGGATCGACCCGATTGCCGTGATCGAGATCCAGCGCATCATCAGCTTCCTGAAGAACCGCGGCATCGGGGTGCTGATCACCGACCACAACGTGCGCGAAACGCTGGGTATTTGCGACCACGCCTACATCATCAGCGATGGCAGCGTGCTGGCCCAGGGCACCCCGGCCGAGATCGTCAACGATGCTGAAGTGCGCCGGGTCTATCTCGGCGAGCACTTCAAGATGTAA
- a CDS encoding thiol:disulfide interchange protein DsbA/DsbL — MKRRDFSFTCGAALAASALVLPTARAQTTAPAQVQGKKPELGTDYLQLDKRAAVEAPAGKIEVVEFFWYSCPHCNAFEPTFDAWSKRVPKDVVVRRVPIAFRPDFAPQQRLFYALEAMGLLDQLHRKVFAAIHSEKQSLATGEAIVDWVAKQGVDKAKFLESFNSFSVSTKTSRATQLQNAYKVEGVPALGVGGRFYTDGSLAKSMERSLQVVEFLIAQVRSGR, encoded by the coding sequence ATGAAGCGTCGTGATTTTTCCTTTACCTGTGGCGCAGCGCTGGCTGCCAGTGCCTTGGTGCTGCCAACAGCACGGGCTCAGACCACCGCCCCGGCCCAGGTTCAGGGCAAGAAGCCTGAATTGGGCACAGACTATCTGCAGTTGGACAAACGCGCGGCGGTCGAAGCCCCGGCGGGGAAAATTGAAGTCGTCGAATTTTTCTGGTACAGCTGCCCGCACTGCAACGCTTTTGAGCCAACCTTTGATGCCTGGAGCAAGCGTGTGCCCAAGGATGTGGTGGTGCGCCGGGTGCCGATCGCTTTCCGGCCTGACTTTGCACCGCAGCAGCGCCTGTTCTATGCGTTGGAGGCGATGGGCTTGCTCGATCAGCTGCACCGCAAAGTGTTTGCCGCCATCCACAGTGAAAAGCAAAGCCTGGCCACGGGCGAGGCGATTGTCGATTGGGTCGCCAAACAGGGTGTGGATAAAGCCAAGTTCCTGGAGAGTTTCAACTCGTTTTCAGTCTCGACCAAGACCAGCCGAGCCACCCAGCTGCAAAACGCCTACAAGGTCGAGGGTGTGCCTGCGCTGGGTGTGGGCGGGCGTTTCTACACCGATGGTTCGCTGGCCAAGAGCATGGAGCGTTCGCTGCAGGTGGTTGAGTTCCTGATCGCGCAAGTTCGCAGCGGCCGATAA
- a CDS encoding SPOR domain-containing protein, with the protein MKQQRGGTILGFIIGVVVGLGAALAVAVYVTKVPIPFINKGQSRSADQDVAESQRNKNWDPNAPLYGKNPAKPVEPAKAETQTGADTGAGAAPVQVPAPAPAPTAKGKEIKPAVSADPLGDLAQARAGAAVAEPFSYFVQIGAFRTAEDAESQRARLSLGGVQAKVSEREQSGRTVFRVRVGPFGKKEEADQAKEKLDAAGYDTALVRVAR; encoded by the coding sequence ATGAAACAACAACGCGGTGGAACCATTTTGGGGTTCATCATTGGAGTCGTGGTGGGTCTCGGGGCAGCGCTGGCCGTTGCGGTTTACGTCACCAAGGTTCCCATTCCGTTCATCAACAAGGGCCAAAGTCGTTCGGCGGATCAGGATGTGGCCGAGTCCCAAAGAAACAAGAACTGGGACCCCAACGCACCCTTGTATGGCAAGAACCCGGCCAAACCGGTAGAGCCCGCCAAGGCAGAAACACAGACGGGCGCCGACACCGGTGCCGGTGCCGCGCCAGTGCAAGTGCCAGCGCCAGCGCCAGCGCCAACTGCCAAAGGCAAGGAGATCAAACCAGCCGTGTCTGCCGATCCCCTGGGTGATCTGGCCCAGGCGCGCGCCGGCGCCGCGGTGGCCGAACCGTTCTCCTACTTTGTTCAAATTGGGGCTTTCCGTACCGCTGAAGACGCTGAAAGCCAGCGCGCCAGGTTGTCTCTTGGTGGTGTACAAGCCAAAGTGAGCGAGCGTGAGCAGTCGGGTCGGACGGTGTTTCGGGTCCGCGTTGGACCGTTCGGTAAAAAGGAAGAGGCCGATCAGGCCAAGGAAAAACTCGATGCTGCCGGTTATGACACCGCGCTGGTGCGGGTAGCGCGCTAG
- the lptA gene encoding lipopolysaccharide transport periplasmic protein LptA: protein MKLSLSTVLLLAALAPGASLVRAEQADRNKPMNVEADALRYDDAKKTSVFTGRVVLTKGSILIRGARIEVRQDPEGNQYGLVTAEPGKLASFRQKREGLDEFIEGQGESIEYDSRADTVKFNKQAQLRRYLGATLNDEMSGGVIVYNNSTDVFTVDGGVAQGAPSATGGRVRAMLTPKPNAAAAAAAATAPANAASAPADALRATTTLGGDKK from the coding sequence ATGAAACTATCACTTTCCACTGTGCTTTTGCTGGCGGCCCTGGCGCCGGGTGCAAGCCTGGTTCGAGCTGAACAAGCCGACCGCAACAAGCCCATGAATGTGGAAGCCGATGCCTTGCGTTATGACGACGCCAAGAAAACCAGCGTGTTTACCGGCCGTGTCGTGTTGACCAAAGGCTCGATTCTGATCCGGGGCGCCCGCATTGAAGTGCGCCAGGACCCCGAAGGCAACCAGTATGGCCTGGTCACGGCCGAGCCCGGCAAACTCGCGTCTTTCCGTCAAAAGCGGGAAGGGCTGGATGAGTTTATTGAGGGCCAGGGCGAAAGCATCGAATACGACAGCCGTGCCGACACCGTGAAATTCAACAAGCAGGCGCAATTGCGCCGTTACCTGGGCGCGACGCTGAACGACGAGATGAGCGGCGGCGTGATTGTTTACAACAACAGCACCGACGTGTTCACCGTTGATGGCGGTGTGGCCCAAGGAGCGCCGAGCGCGACAGGCGGCCGCGTGCGTGCCATGCTGACGCCGAAACCCAATGCCGCCGCAGCGGCAGCGGCGGCAACGGCGCCCGCCAATGCAGCTTCAGCGCCAGCCGATGCGCTGCGCGCCACCACGACGCTGGGCGGGGATAAGAAGTGA
- a CDS encoding PsiF family protein, producing MNKLLSLLAISLSLSVGAAYAADAPAAPAAKSAQQSKMATCNQDAGDKKGDERKAFMKECLSAKPVAAGKTASPKQLAQQEKMKACNKDAGDKALKGAERKKFMSACLKG from the coding sequence ATGAACAAACTACTCAGCCTTCTCGCGATCAGCCTGTCACTGTCGGTGGGCGCCGCTTACGCCGCAGACGCACCTGCAGCTCCCGCCGCCAAGTCGGCCCAGCAAAGCAAAATGGCCACCTGCAACCAGGACGCCGGCGACAAAAAGGGCGATGAGCGCAAAGCCTTCATGAAAGAGTGCCTGAGTGCCAAGCCGGTTGCCGCCGGCAAGACCGCTTCACCCAAGCAACTGGCGCAACAGGAAAAAATGAAAGCCTGCAACAAGGATGCGGGCGACAAGGCGCTCAAAGGTGCCGAACGCAAGAAATTCATGAGCGCGTGCCTGAAAGGCTGA
- a CDS encoding glycosyltransferase family 2 protein, whose translation MMPRSHLSPSISCVIPAFNEASNLGTVLPQILATLSILSQRVELVVVDDGSRDDTTQVMQALCAVHPEILYIKLSRNFGKEPALTAGIDAARGEVVVLMDADGQHPVSLLPEMFKKWQQGSDVVYAVRKTRDDQSGLQSSLTGLFYKMVNFGNRVKIPANAGDFRLMDRMVVDALKSLPERNRFMKGLYAWVGFNSTAIDYQPLPRADGKSNFGLRGSLSLALTGILAFSIAPLRALTATGLVLSALALGYGAWVVGDYFISGIAVPGYATIVVGMMFFSGIQLLSIGVLAEYVGRIYEEVKQRPPYLISQRTGSGLAEPLYAPEAGNPPLILQQSSLL comes from the coding sequence ATGATGCCCCGCTCCCACCTGTCCCCCTCGATCTCCTGTGTCATTCCCGCCTTCAACGAGGCGAGCAACCTGGGCACGGTACTGCCCCAGATTCTGGCAACCCTCTCAATCCTGAGCCAGCGCGTTGAGCTGGTCGTGGTCGACGATGGCAGTCGGGACGACACCACGCAGGTCATGCAGGCCCTGTGCGCAGTCCACCCTGAAATTCTTTACATCAAATTGTCACGCAACTTTGGCAAGGAGCCCGCGCTGACTGCTGGCATTGATGCCGCGCGGGGCGAGGTGGTGGTTTTGATGGATGCCGATGGCCAACACCCGGTGTCGCTGCTGCCCGAGATGTTCAAGAAATGGCAGCAAGGCTCGGACGTGGTCTATGCGGTGCGAAAAACGCGTGACGACCAGTCCGGGCTGCAGTCGAGCCTGACCGGCCTGTTTTACAAAATGGTTAACTTTGGTAACCGGGTCAAGATTCCGGCCAACGCAGGCGACTTTCGGCTGATGGACCGCATGGTGGTTGATGCCCTGAAAAGCCTGCCTGAGCGCAACCGCTTCATGAAAGGGCTGTACGCCTGGGTTGGTTTTAACAGCACGGCCATTGACTACCAGCCGCTGCCGCGCGCTGACGGCAAAAGCAACTTTGGCCTGCGCGGCTCGCTGTCGCTGGCGCTGACCGGCATTCTGGCTTTTTCCATTGCCCCCTTGCGCGCCTTGACAGCGACCGGCCTGGTGCTGTCGGCGCTTGCCTTGGGCTACGGCGCTTGGGTGGTGGGGGATTACTTTATCTCGGGCATCGCCGTTCCGGGCTATGCCACGATTGTGGTCGGCATGATGTTTTTCAGCGGCATCCAGCTGCTCTCCATCGGCGTGCTGGCGGAGTATGTGGGACGCATCTACGAAGAGGTCAAACAGCGCCCGCCGTATCTCATCAGTCAACGCACGGGCAGTGGCTTGGCTGAGCCCCTGTATGCGCCGGAGGCTGGCAATCCGCCTTTGATACTGCAACAGTCTTCCTTGCTTTGA
- a CDS encoding GtrA family protein codes for MRASTFWFLAVGATAALTHMVVFALTQGHMWPELANALGFCVAFFVSFAGHRLLSFKDAATSVATSLGRFAVTALAGFASNEVVFMLLLRTLDWPAFLALFAALVFAAGQTFVLSRFWAFRR; via the coding sequence TTGAGAGCGTCCACCTTCTGGTTTCTGGCGGTCGGTGCGACCGCCGCGCTCACGCACATGGTGGTGTTTGCGCTGACTCAAGGCCACATGTGGCCCGAGCTGGCCAATGCGCTGGGATTTTGCGTCGCCTTTTTTGTCAGCTTTGCCGGGCACCGGCTGTTGAGCTTCAAGGATGCGGCCACCAGCGTGGCAACCAGCCTGGGCCGTTTCGCGGTGACAGCGCTGGCGGGCTTTGCCAGCAATGAAGTTGTTTTCATGCTGCTGCTTCGCACGCTCGATTGGCCCGCCTTTCTGGCCCTGTTCGCGGCACTAGTGTTTGCAGCCGGGCAGACCTTTGTGCTCAGCCGCTTTTGGGCTTTCCGGCGCTAA
- the argS gene encoding arginine--tRNA ligase: MLSVKIELLEALHQALEKLSPGAGSKAVFESPKVAAHGDLATTAAMQLAKPLKLNPRQLAENLRAELLVRAPFERWVEAIDIAGPGFINIKLKPEAKQQTVREVLSQGQQFGSQPGTGKRMLVEFVSANPTGPLHVGHGRQAALGDAICNLYQTQGWAVYREFYYNDAGVQIGTLASSTQLRARGFKPGDPEWPSGENAAAYNGDYIADIAADYLAKKTVHSDDRAFTASGDVEALDDIRLFAVAYLRHEQDLDLKAFAVHFDNYYLESSLYLSGKVDDVVKRLHDAGKTYEHDGALWLKSTEYGDDKDRVMRKGDGSYTYFVPDVAYHISKWERGFEKVVNIQGTDHHGTIARVRAGLQAANVGIPKGYPDYVLHTMVRVVRGGEEVKISKRAGSYVTLRDLIEWTSKDAVRFFLLSRKPDTEYTFDVDLAVAKNNDNPVYYVQYAHARICSVLAAWREKEGGDVASLGQADLSPLQSPQALALLLLLAKYPEMLTAAAAGFAPHDVTFYLRELAACYHSYYDAERILVDDDLIKRARLALVAATAQVLHNGLAVLGVSAPQKM; the protein is encoded by the coding sequence ATGTTGTCTGTAAAAATTGAATTGCTCGAAGCGCTGCACCAAGCGCTTGAAAAATTGTCCCCCGGCGCGGGGTCCAAAGCCGTTTTTGAGTCGCCCAAAGTCGCCGCCCATGGCGACTTGGCCACGACGGCTGCCATGCAGCTGGCCAAGCCGCTCAAGCTCAACCCGCGCCAGTTGGCGGAAAACCTGCGCGCTGAATTGCTGGTGCGCGCACCGTTTGAGCGCTGGGTCGAGGCGATTGATATCGCCGGCCCCGGTTTCATCAACATCAAACTCAAGCCCGAGGCGAAACAGCAAACCGTGCGCGAGGTGTTGTCGCAGGGCCAGCAGTTTGGCAGCCAGCCCGGCACGGGTAAACGCATGCTGGTGGAGTTTGTCTCGGCCAATCCGACCGGCCCCCTGCATGTCGGCCACGGCCGCCAGGCCGCCCTGGGCGATGCCATTTGCAACCTGTACCAGACCCAGGGCTGGGCGGTGTACCGTGAGTTTTATTACAACGACGCCGGGGTGCAGATTGGCACCTTGGCCAGCAGCACCCAGTTGCGCGCCCGCGGCTTCAAGCCGGGCGACCCCGAGTGGCCCAGTGGCGAGAACGCCGCTGCCTACAACGGCGATTACATCGCCGACATTGCCGCTGACTATCTGGCCAAAAAGACGGTTCATTCTGACGACCGTGCGTTCACCGCCTCCGGCGACGTGGAGGCGCTGGACGACATCCGGCTGTTCGCGGTGGCCTATCTGCGCCATGAGCAGGATCTGGACCTGAAAGCGTTCGCCGTCCATTTTGACAACTACTACCTGGAGTCGAGCCTGTACCTGAGCGGCAAGGTCGATGACGTGGTGAAAAGATTGCATGACGCCGGCAAGACCTACGAGCATGACGGCGCCCTCTGGCTCAAGTCCACCGAGTATGGCGACGACAAGGACCGCGTCATGCGCAAGGGTGATGGCAGCTACACCTACTTTGTGCCGGATGTGGCCTATCACATCAGCAAGTGGGAGCGCGGCTTCGAGAAAGTGGTCAACATTCAGGGCACCGACCACCACGGCACCATTGCCCGCGTGCGCGCCGGCCTGCAAGCCGCCAACGTGGGCATCCCCAAAGGCTACCCCGACTACGTGTTGCACACCATGGTGCGCGTGGTGCGCGGGGGCGAGGAGGTCAAAATCTCCAAGCGCGCCGGCAGCTACGTGACGCTACGCGACCTGATCGAGTGGACCAGCAAGGATGCGGTGCGCTTCTTCCTGCTCAGCCGCAAGCCCGACACCGAATACACCTTTGATGTCGATCTGGCGGTGGCCAAAAACAATGACAACCCGGTGTACTACGTGCAGTACGCGCACGCCCGGATTTGCTCGGTGCTGGCCGCCTGGCGCGAGAAGGAGGGTGGCGATGTGGCGAGTCTGGGCCAGGCCGATCTCTCGCCGCTGCAAAGCCCGCAAGCACTGGCGCTGCTGCTGTTGCTGGCCAAATACCCCGAGATGCTGACGGCGGCGGCGGCCGGTTTTGCACCGCATGACGTCACGTTCTATCTGCGCGAGCTCGCCGCCTGCTACCACAGTTATTACGATGCGGAACGTATTCTGGTGGATGACGATCTGATCAAGCGCGCCCGGTTGGCGCTGGTCGCGGCCACCGCACAGGTGTTGCACAATGGACTGGCTGTGCTGGGCGTGAGTGCCCCGCAGAAAATGTAA
- a CDS encoding ChbG/HpnK family deacetylase, translating to MKTKDDAAQAGVMKGLILCADDFAVNASASLGIAKLAAMGRISATSVMVLSPRWPQDVALLQSLRGRIDVGLHLDWTSDFALAAGHGLSLGAAMRKAVLGGFDPSAARVVIERQLDAFEAQWQAPPDYVDGHQHVQQFAGIRQALVQALSSRYGSGSGQRCQNRRDEGQDGLNPSTPYLRISRAPAGAADLKSRVIAAMGANALENIAADAHLTGAKALLGIYDFAGDQSRYSRLMQGWLRDAPAGSIIMCHPAQAAEPDDVIGVARAEEFAYLSGPDFSQALAHAGVQLVRGVALAGL from the coding sequence GTGAAAACAAAAGATGATGCTGCTCAGGCCGGCGTGATGAAGGGCCTGATCCTGTGCGCTGATGATTTTGCGGTGAATGCCAGCGCCTCTCTGGGCATTGCCAAGCTGGCCGCGATGGGTCGCATCAGCGCTACCAGTGTCATGGTGCTGTCACCGCGCTGGCCGCAGGACGTGGCCTTGCTGCAGAGCTTGCGCGGGCGTATTGACGTCGGTCTGCACCTGGACTGGACCAGCGACTTTGCCTTGGCGGCCGGGCACGGCCTGTCACTGGGCGCAGCCATGCGCAAAGCGGTGCTCGGCGGTTTTGACCCCAGCGCGGCACGCGTCGTCATCGAGCGCCAGCTCGATGCGTTTGAAGCCCAGTGGCAGGCGCCGCCCGACTATGTGGATGGCCACCAGCATGTGCAGCAATTTGCCGGCATTCGTCAGGCGCTGGTGCAGGCTTTGAGCAGCCGTTATGGCAGCGGCAGCGGACAACGTTGTCAGAACCGCAGGGATGAAGGTCAAGACGGCCTGAACCCCTCAACGCCTTATCTGCGCATTTCGCGCGCTCCCGCGGGCGCTGCCGACCTGAAAAGCCGGGTGATTGCCGCGATGGGGGCAAATGCTCTTGAAAATATAGCAGCTGACGCCCATTTGACGGGGGCTAAAGCCTTGTTAGGCATATATGATTTCGCGGGTGATCAGTCCCGCTATAGCCGGCTCATGCAGGGCTGGCTGCGCGATGCCCCGGCGGGCAGCATCATCATGTGCCACCCGGCGCAAGCCGCCGAGCCTGATGATGTCATCGGCGTGGCACGGGCCGAGGAGTTCGCCTACCTCAGTGGCCCGGACTTCTCCCAGGCGCTGGCGCATGCCGGTGTGCAACTGGTGCGCGGCGTTGCCCTTGCCGGGCTGTGA
- a CDS encoding ArnT family glycosyltransferase produces MITSLSERQKSWLTLGSLWLLLLLLAALRPLAVPDEGRYGEVGRWMLQSGDWLTPRLNGLPFFHKPPLLYWMQAMSLATFGINEVALRLVPALHAGLMLVALYLSARTISTETIARRAVLMLGTSMTFLVGGQYVNHDMPVATWIGVAIWCFAFAFMAGDKPNALLARLGFAACALGMLSKGLIGIALPGMVLVIWLLWTRQFKKVLYLPWLSGLALFALIALPWFVLAQQKYPSFFDYMFVGQQFNRYTATTYNNPQPWWFYLLALVLLFFPWVFFALNQLRRPAPAPVLAAVPMAQAWRSLCWIWVVAIITFFSIPNSKLVGYALPVMPALALLAALGWERAVAHRARAGKLFVGLCLINIGIALVLMLKVADVTRTGRAQDIAQALACAAQPSDTVYVSGKYPYDLPFYAQTRKPMVVLEDWPAARQHAGDGWQRELFEGADFDAQAAKVLQSPQVLAPAGAAAGNWFVAPTGNKMAEGLAGWKLFYQGAGWVLYQSGSALAPESPKAAEHKGLPGCKH; encoded by the coding sequence GTGATTACTTCCCTTTCTGAGCGACAAAAATCCTGGCTGACCCTGGGCTCGTTATGGCTGCTGCTGCTGCTGCTGGCCGCGCTGCGGCCGCTGGCGGTGCCCGATGAGGGCCGCTACGGCGAGGTCGGTCGCTGGATGCTGCAAAGTGGCGACTGGCTGACGCCGCGCCTCAATGGCCTGCCTTTCTTCCACAAGCCGCCGCTGCTGTATTGGATGCAGGCGATGTCGCTCGCCACCTTCGGCATCAACGAGGTGGCGTTGCGTCTGGTGCCCGCACTCCATGCGGGTTTGATGCTGGTGGCGCTGTACCTGTCGGCTCGCACGATCAGCACCGAGACCATCGCCCGGCGCGCGGTTCTGATGCTGGGCACCAGCATGACCTTTCTGGTCGGGGGCCAGTACGTGAACCACGACATGCCGGTGGCGACCTGGATCGGTGTGGCGATCTGGTGCTTTGCCTTTGCCTTCATGGCCGGGGACAAGCCCAATGCCCTGCTGGCCCGGCTCGGCTTTGCCGCCTGTGCCCTGGGGATGCTCAGCAAAGGCTTGATCGGCATTGCCCTGCCGGGCATGGTGCTGGTCATCTGGCTGCTCTGGACGCGCCAATTCAAAAAAGTGCTGTACCTGCCCTGGCTCAGTGGCCTGGCCCTGTTTGCCCTGATTGCCTTGCCGTGGTTTGTGCTGGCGCAGCAGAAATACCCGTCATTTTTTGACTACATGTTTGTGGGCCAGCAATTCAACCGCTACACCGCCACGACTTACAACAACCCGCAGCCCTGGTGGTTTTACCTGCTGGCGCTGGTGCTGCTGTTCTTTCCCTGGGTCTTTTTCGCCCTGAACCAGCTTCGTCGGCCAGCCCCCGCACCGGTGCTGGCGGCCGTGCCCATGGCCCAAGCGTGGCGAAGCCTGTGCTGGATCTGGGTCGTGGCCATCATCACCTTCTTTTCAATTCCGAACTCCAAACTGGTCGGTTATGCGTTGCCGGTGATGCCGGCGCTGGCGCTGCTGGCGGCGCTGGGCTGGGAGCGCGCCGTGGCACACCGGGCGCGCGCCGGCAAGCTATTTGTCGGCCTGTGCCTGATCAATATCGGCATAGCGCTGGTTTTGATGCTCAAGGTGGCTGACGTCACGCGCACCGGCCGCGCACAGGACATTGCGCAGGCGCTGGCCTGCGCCGCCCAACCCAGCGACACCGTTTATGTGTCGGGCAAGTACCCTTACGACCTGCCGTTCTATGCGCAAACGCGCAAACCCATGGTGGTGCTGGAAGACTGGCCCGCAGCGCGGCAACACGCCGGTGACGGCTGGCAGCGCGAGCTGTTTGAAGGCGCTGACTTTGATGCGCAGGCGGCCAAGGTCTTGCAGTCGCCCCAAGTGCTGGCGCCCGCCGGTGCCGCGGCGGGCAACTGGTTTGTGGCGCCAACGGGCAACAAAATGGCCGAAGGCCTGGCGGGCTGGAAACTTTTTTACCAGGGCGCTGGCTGGGTGCTGTACCAGTCGGGCAGTGCCTTAGCGCCGGAAAGCCCAAAAGCGGCTGAGCACAAAGGTCTGCCCGGCTGCAAACACTAG
- a CDS encoding RNA polymerase factor sigma-54, which yields MKQGLSLRVSQHLALTPQLQQSIRLLQLSTLELSAEVDQMLDDNPFLEMTADESPREEFGLAQADTPVRGDDLDAERATSSVADYPTETRATAENDSNDSPLSADDAQSWEGDGSASLAPDDSEWGGDAKARSNNLNGDDDADVTELARTQVSLQSHLHAQALALRLSAEDRAALQFLIESLNDDGYLEDTLTSLAEGLAGGDEAQVEQLVHHFTVALGLLQSLEPAGVGARDLAECLSLQLRALQQLERLEPARAATVQVALRICAQPMELLARRDVKRLMLLCDATDAAVREAIALIARLEPKPGRRFVNVERNIVVPDVLVIQVGQGTQAKFQVRLNTDVMPRLRVHDIYANAIKQHKGGGNDASSYAALQQRLQEARWFIKNIQQRFDTILRVSSAIVERQKSFFMHGELAMRPLVLREIAEELGLHESTISRVTTAKYMATPFGTFELKYFFGSGLGTESGGNASSTAVRALIKQFISAESPAKPLSDHQLSEMLKEQGIECARRTVAKYREGLRIAPASLRKAL from the coding sequence ATGAAACAAGGCCTTTCCCTTCGGGTTTCGCAGCATCTGGCGCTGACGCCACAGTTGCAGCAGTCGATCCGCTTGCTGCAACTCTCCACGCTGGAGCTCAGCGCGGAGGTGGACCAGATGCTCGATGACAACCCGTTTCTGGAGATGACGGCAGACGAGTCGCCGCGTGAGGAATTTGGTCTGGCGCAGGCTGACACACCGGTCCGGGGTGATGACCTCGACGCTGAACGTGCTACAAGTTCGGTAGCTGACTATCCAACAGAGACGAGGGCTACAGCCGAGAATGATTCAAATGATTCGCCGCTCTCGGCGGACGATGCGCAGAGTTGGGAGGGCGACGGCAGCGCCTCCTTGGCGCCCGATGACAGCGAGTGGGGCGGTGACGCCAAAGCCCGCAGCAACAACCTCAACGGCGATGACGACGCCGATGTGACCGAGCTGGCGCGCACCCAGGTGTCGCTGCAAAGCCACCTGCACGCGCAGGCGCTGGCCTTGCGCCTGAGTGCCGAGGATCGCGCCGCCTTGCAGTTCTTGATCGAGTCGCTTAATGACGATGGTTATCTGGAAGACACGCTGACCTCGCTCGCCGAGGGGCTCGCCGGCGGCGATGAGGCCCAGGTGGAGCAGCTGGTCCACCATTTCACGGTCGCCTTGGGGCTGCTGCAGAGCCTGGAGCCGGCGGGTGTGGGTGCGCGAGATCTGGCGGAATGCCTGAGTCTGCAACTGCGCGCCTTGCAGCAGCTGGAGCGGCTAGAGCCGGCCCGCGCCGCCACCGTGCAGGTGGCGCTGCGTATTTGTGCCCAACCCATGGAGTTGCTGGCCCGGCGTGACGTCAAGCGCCTGATGCTGCTGTGCGACGCGACGGATGCTGCCGTGCGCGAAGCCATTGCGCTGATCGCCCGTCTGGAGCCCAAGCCGGGGCGGCGCTTCGTGAATGTGGAGCGCAACATCGTGGTGCCCGATGTCCTGGTGATTCAAGTGGGCCAGGGTACGCAGGCCAAATTTCAGGTGCGCCTGAACACCGATGTGATGCCGCGCCTGCGCGTGCACGACATCTACGCCAATGCCATCAAACAGCACAAGGGCGGCGGCAACGATGCGTCCAGCTACGCCGCCCTGCAGCAGCGCCTGCAGGAGGCACGCTGGTTCATCAAGAACATCCAGCAGCGCTTTGACACCATCCTGCGCGTCAGCTCGGCCATCGTCGAGCGGCAAAAGAGTTTTTTCATGCATGGCGAACTCGCCATGCGCCCGCTGGTGCTGCGTGAGATTGCCGAAGAGCTCGGTCTGCACGAGTCCACCATCAGCCGCGTGACCACCGCCAAATACATGGCGACCCCGTTTGGCACCTTCGAGCTCAAGTATTTCTTTGGCTCCGGCCTGGGCACCGAGTCGGGTGGCAATGCGTCGAGCACGGCGGTGCGGGCCTTGATCAAACAATTTATCAGCGCCGAGAGCCCGGCCAAGCCGCTCAGTGACCACCAGTTGTCCGAGATGCTCAAAGAGCAGGGCATCGAATGCGCCCGCCGCACCGTGGCCAAATACCGCGAGGGGCTGCGCATCGCTCCCGCGAGCTTAAGGAAAGCCTTGTGA